From Cryobacterium sp. GrIS_2_6:
GACGGTGTCCCTGAGTGCATACTGGCGCCCGCCCGTCCTCACCCTCGTGCTGCCGGCGGGTGTTCCCCTCGAGGTGTCTGCCGTCGCCCGCTCGGTCTTCCGGTAGAGGCGCACGCGGGGCTACTCTCTACAGTGAACCGGGAGGAACCGGGACGAACCGGGACGAAGGGGAACGAAGCGGGACGAACCGGGACGAACCGGAACGAACCGGGACGAACCGGGACGAACCGGGACGAACCGGGACGAACCGGGACGAACCGGGACGAACCGGGACGAACCGGAAGGAACTCGAAGGAACCCTAAGGAACCCGAAGGAACCCGAAGGAACCCGAAGGAACCGGGAGGCCCCATGTTCGCCGATCGCCGCGACGCCGGCCGCCTGCTCGCCGAGCTCGTCGCCGAGCTGAACCTCACCGACCCCGTCGTCTACGCGCTGCCCCGCGGCGGAGTGCCGGTCGCCCTCGAGGTCGCCCGGCGGCTGCACGCTCCCCTCGACCTGATCCTCGTGCGCAAGCTCGGTGCACCCGGATTCCCGGAGGTCGCGATGGGCGCCGTCGTGGACGGGGAAGACGCCCAGATGATCGTCAACGAGGACGTCTTCGTCGAGAGCGGGGCCGACGCCGCGGGACTCGGCCGGTCCAGGCGCCGGGAGCTCGCCGAGATCGAGCGGCGGCGGGCGGTCTATCTCGGAGACCGCCCCCGGTCGAACCCCGACGGTCGGGTCGTCGTGGTCGTCGACGACGGGCTCGCCGCGGGAGCGACCGCCAAGGCTGCCCTCGCCGCAGTGAAGCGCGCGGGCGCCGCGCGTATCGTCCTTGCGGTGCCCGTCGCCCCGGCCGATGCCCTGGAGGAGATGCGGGGACTCGCCGACGACGTGGTCGTGGTGCAGACCCCCGAGCAATTCTGGGCGATCGGACAGTTCTACGTCGACTTCCACCAGCTGTCCGATGAGGAAACGGTCACACTCCTGAAGGAGGCGTGGGCCGGGCCGTGAACCGTCCCGCCACCCGCTAGCCTCGAATTCGAGCGCGATCCGCGCGGCACGACATCGTGAACGAGACAGGGGCCCCCGCGTGACGGCGAAATCCGAACGGCTGGCCGGGGCCGGTGCCCAGCTCGCCACCGAGGTCAGCATCAACTACGGCTCCTCGCTCGCCGGACTCGCGATCCCGATCGTGGGTTCCCCCGTCGTCGTCGCGGCCAGGCAGATCGTAATGGCCTGCGCGCTCCTGCCGTTCTACCGACCGAAACTGTCCACCCTGACGTGGCGGCTGCTCTGGCCCGCGCTCCTGCTCGGACTCGATCTCGCCGTGATGAACCTCGCCTTCTACGAGGCGGTGCACCTGCTCGGGCTCGGCATCGCTGCGACGATCGAATTCCTGGGCCCATTCTCCCTCGCCCTGGTAACCTCGCGGCGACCGCTCGACTTCCTCTGCGCGACCACGGCGGCCGGGGGAGTCTTTCTGCTGACCTGGTCCTCCGGAGAGATCAACCTGCTCGGCCTGTTCTACGCTCTCGTCGCGGCGGCGGCGTGGGCCGGGTATATCATGCTGACCCGACGGGTTGCCCTGACCTTCCCCGGCCTCGAGGGCATCTCGATCGCGAGTGTCGTCAGCCTCACCCTGCTCGTGCCGTTTGCGCTTCTCACCGTCGACGACAGCCGGCTCGACTGGGGTGTGCTCGGTCTGCTGCTCGCGATCGGGGTGCTCTCCTCTGCATTCCCGTACGTGCTCGACACCTACATCCTGCGCCGGATCACCCCGCGCCTCTACGCGATCATCACGAGCTTCGGACCGGTCATCGCGGCGATCTTCGGTGTGCTCGTGCTCGGGGAGACCCTGTTGCTCCAGCAGCAGATCGCGATCGTCGTGGTCTGCCTGGCCGCGGGCGCCGCGATTGCGACCCAGCGCGACCGCCCGATCTCCGACCTGGAGGCGACAGCGGGCGCCATCCCGTAGTCCAAGACCGGCGCTTATATGAGCTTGACGGTTATATAAGCCGAAGGCATACTAAAGCAATGCAGACCACGGGCAGTTCGCCGACCGATACCCATGCCGGGGGTATGCAAACCGCGTTCGATGTCCTTGTCGACCCGAATCGCCGATTGATCCTTGCCGAGTTGCGGCTCGGCGTGCGCAGCACCGGCCAGCTCGCGGCGCACCTGGGCCTCAGCCAGCCCGGGACCTCCCGGCATCTGCGTACCCTGCGCGAGGCGGGCTTCGTCACCGTGGAGCCCCGCGCCCAGCAACGCATCTACTCGCTCGCATCCACCGCGTTCGACGACCTCGACGACTGGCTGCAGGGGTGTCGCCCGGCTGCCGCAGCGCGGAGCGACCAGCCTGTCGAGTCTGCGTCCCTGCGGGCCGAAGCTGATGCCGACCCGAGCGACCTGCAGTCCACCCCACGGCTCTCCGCGGGCCGGACCGCTCCTTCGGGACCAGCGAAGTCCCCGAAGTCCCCGAAGTCCCCGAAGTCCCCGAAGTCCCCGAAGTCCCACAAGAAATCCGCCAAGTCGAAGGCAGGGAAGTCCCGGAAGTCGGCACAGTCGGGCGGTTCGCGGAAGTCCTGAGCCCGCACCGGTCCGGCGCGCCCTCGCGCGCCAATTCCGCCGTTGCGCGCCGTGCACGCCTGGCGCGGAGCGGCGGAAAAGGCGCGCGAAGCAGGAACGCGCGGCGACGTCGGTCCCCGGACGCCGAACGCGGCGCCGCTACTCGACGATGATGCCCAGGTGACCGGCCATGATCGGAGCGAGGAGGCTGAGCTGGGAGTCGTCGATCGTGGCGCCACGGAGGCCCTCGAGACCACGGATGACGCTGAAATCGCTTCCGCGCAGGTCGACGTCCTTGAGCGTGGCCCTCGTCACGTCGAGAGTGCCGATCCGGCAGTCCCGGAGCTCGAGGCGCTGCACAGTCGCGCTGCCGAGGTCGAGCTCCTCGATGATGCAATTGCTCAGCAGGACATCGTGCAGCTGGGCATTCCGCAAATTGACGAAGTCGAGCTTGCTGCCGTCGAATTGCACGGATCGGAGGCTCGACTCGTAGAGCTCGACCGAGCCGAGGCGGGAGTGCTCGACACGCACGTCGCGCCAGACCGAGCGGGGTGCGCTGAAGACGGCGGCGTGCAGTTCGCCCGCGACGCACTCCGACAGGGTTGCGCCGCGCAGTTTTGCATCGTTCAGCGAGACCGTGTGGAATTCGCACTCGCGCAAGGCGACCCCGGTCAGGTCCCGTCCGTCGATGTCGCAATCGCTGAAACGCTGCGCTTCGACGTCGGCGCCAGAGACGAGTTCTGAGCCATCGGCATCCGTGAGGTCGTCGAGGCGGATCGGGTCGAGAAGTGGAGGTTTGGTGCCGGAGCGGGCGCGCGCCACGCTCAGCCCTGCGTCGTGGGTACGGCGGAGACGGGCTCTGCGGAGACGGGCTCGAGCACGAAGACGGGGATGATCCGTTTGGTCTTGACCTGGTATTCGGCATAGTCGGGGTACGCCGCTACGGCGCGCTCCCACCACGCGGCGCGTTCGTCGCCTGTGACCTCACGGGCGACCATGTCCCATGTCCGGGTGCCGTCCTGCAGCTCGACCTCGGGGTGGGCGACCACGTTGGCGTACCAGACCGGGTTGCGCGGTGCGCCGCCGAGCGAGGCTATGGCCGCGTAGCAGCCATTGTGCTCGACGCGCATCAGCGGGGCCTTGCGGATCTTGCCGGATTTCGCACCGAGCGTGGTCAGCACGATGACGGGCATGCCGCGCATCGTGGTGCCCTGCTGGCCGCCGGAGCTCTCGTAGAGGGCGACCTGGTCGCGGACCCACTGCTGTGGGCTGGGTGCATATTCTCCGATGAGGGGCATGACACCATTAAACGTCACTCCAGTGGGGAGCATTCCGCATCGGTCATTCTCGGCCGGGCACCGTTCCGGGGGTCCCGGAGGCGGGTCCGGGATTACTTCCGGGCAGGGGACGGCGGGGAATGTAGCGCGGAATGTATCGGCCGAGCAACACGGCGCCGATCAGCCCGAAGGCGCCCATCACGCCGCTCGCGAGGGAGATCGACACGATCGTGAGCCCGGCGACCGCGACAGGGGCGACGGCGCTGCCGAAGTCGCCGGTGAACCGCCACGCCCCGAGGAACGGTGCCGGGTTGTCCTTGGGGGCCAGGTCGGCGCCGAGAGTCATCAGGATTCCGCTGCCGATCCCGTTCGCGACCGACAGGAACATCGCGACACCGATGAGCCACTGCACGTTGGTGGACAGGTCATGCGTGAACGCGAGGACGAGGAGGCCGAGGCCGAGACCGATCATGGAGGGGAGCGCGCTCCACATGCGACCGTACCGGTCCATGATCTGGCCGCTCGCGTAGAACAGGGCGAAGTCGATGCCGCCGGCGATGCCGATGATGAGCGCGATGTCCGGCTCGCTGATGCCGATGCTGACGGCCCAGAGCGGGATGAGGACGGCGCGCGCCGACCGCATCGCGCCGACGAGGCCCGCGCCGGTGCCGAGGCGGATGAGGACACCGCGGAAGCTCCAGATGGTCTGGAACAGGCCTTGGCTTTCCTCCTCTGCGAGTTCCTGGCCGGCCGGGCGCACGGTTCCATCAGGGGCCGTCGCGAGTTCGGGAGTGCCGAAGGTGCTCGCGGGGTCCGGCAGCAGCAGGAGTACGAGGGCAGCGCCAAGGCACGCGACGACGAACACCCAGAACACGGCCTGGGTGCCCCCGGTGAAGCGGATGACCGCGGTCGCGATGAAGGGGCCGACGAACCAGCCGCCGCGGAAGATCCCGCCGAGGGTCGACAGCGCGCGGGCCCGGTAGGCGACCGGCACGTAGCTCGTCATGAAGGCGTGCCTGGCGAGGGAGAAGATCGCCGTCGCGAGGCCGACGACGAAGATGCCGATGCCGAGCACGAGCGGGTTCGGGGCGACCAGGCAGACGAGGACGGCGATGATCGCGAGGAACGAGGCCCAGATCATCGCGTTGCGCTCGCCGATCCGGGAGACGACCCAGCCGCTCGGAATGTCGCCGATGAGCTCGCCGACCATGATCATCGCGGCGATGAACCCCGCCATCGCGAGTGACGCCCCGAGATTGTTGGCCACGATCGGGATCAGCGGGATGATCGCACCCTCACCGACAGAGAAGAGGAAGGTCGGCAGGAAGGCGGCAAGGGCTACCGAGCGCAGGCTGAAGGGGCGTTCGGTGCTTGTCATGACTCCTCGATGCTACCCGCGTGCCCGGCCGCGGCCGGGCGGACACAAGCCGGGGTCCTGTGACGCCGGGTAGGCTGAGCAACAAATGATTGAGTTGGACATTTCGGAGCAGATCGCCGCATTGCGGGCCACCTTCGGCGACATCCGGGCCGTGATCGACATCGATCAGCTGCGCACCGACATCGCCGACCTGAACGACCAGGCCGGTGCCCCCGACCTGTGGGACGACTCGGAGCACGCCCAGAAGGTGACGAGCGACCTCAGCCACCGCCAGTCGGAGCTCGCGCGCATCGAGAGCATCGAGCACCGACTCGACGACCTCGAGGTCCTCGTCGAGATGGCCAACGACGGCGAGGGCGACGAAGAGTCCGCCGAGGAGGCTACCGCAGAGCTCGCGAGCCTGCAGAAGGTGCTCGGCGAACTCGAGGTGCACACACTCCTCAATGGCGAATTCGACGGACGACCCGCCGTGATGACCATCCGCTCGGGCGCCGGTGGCGTCGATGCCGCCGACTTCGCCGAGATGCTGATGCGGATGTACCTGCGCTGGGCCGAACAGCACGACTACCCGGTGACGGTGCTCGACGTCGGATATGCGGAAGAGGCCGGAATCAAGTCCGCGACCCTGCAGATCGATTCGCCGTACGCCTTCGGCACGCTGAGCGTCGAGGCTGGCACCCACCGGCTCGTGCGGATGAGTCCGTTCAACTCCGCGGGTAAGCGCCAGACCTCTTTCGCCGCCGTCGAGGTCGTGCCGCTCATCGAGCAGACCGAGTCGATCGAGATCCCGGACACCGACATCCGTGTGGACGTGTTCCGGTCGAGCGGACCCGGTGGCCAGTCCGTCAACACGACGGACTCCGCCGTTCGGATCACCCACCTCCCCACCGGTACGGTGGTGAGCTGCCAGAACGAGAAGAGCCAGATCCAGAACCGGGCGGCCGCCATGCGGGTGCTGCAGTCCCGGCTGTTGCTGATCCAGCGCGAGCAGGAAGCCGCGACCAAGAAGGAGTTCGCTGGCGTCATCACGGCGAGCTGGGGCGACCAGATGCGCAGCTACGTGCTCGCCCCGTACCAAATGGTCAAGGACCTCCGCACGAACTATGAGGTCAACAATCCCACCCAGGTCTTCGACGGCGACCTCGACGGTTTCATCGCCGCCGGCATCCGCTGGCGCAAGCAGGCACCGCAGGATTGAGCCCAATTCGGGGGTTCCTGCCTGTGAGGAAAAGCTTGCCGGTATGTCGAACTGGCAAAACACAGGATGCCTGCCTAGGCTCAAGGGGCCATGATCCGTTTTGACAGCATCACTAAGAAATATCCGGGAACGACCCGACCGGCCCTCGACGACATCAACGTCGAGGTTCTGCGCGGCGAGTTCGTCTTCCTCGTCGGTGCATCCGGTTCGGGTAAATCAACCTGCCTGCGGCTGATCCTCAAGGAGGACAAACCCACGAGCGGGCGCATCCACGTGCTCGGGCAGGACCTGCGGTCGATCTCGAACCGCAAAGTCCCATACTTCCGTCGCAACCTCGGAGTCGTCTTCCAGGACTTCCGGCTGCTGCCGAACAAGAGCGTCTTCGAGAACGTCGCCTTCAGCCTGCAGGTGATCGGCAAGTCGCGCGGCTTCATCCAGGAGGCCGTTCCTGACACGCTCAAGATGGTCGGACTCGCCGAGAAGGCGCTCCGGCTGCCCCACGAACTCTCCGGCGGCGAGCAGCAGCGGGTCGCGATCGCGCGGGCCATCGTCAACAAGCCACAGGTGCTTCTCGCCGACGAGCCGACCGGAAACCTCGACCCCACCACGAGCGCGGGCATCATGGCCCTGCTCGAGCGCATCAACGCGGGTGGCACGACCGTGGTCATGGCCACGCATGAGGCCGGCATCGTCGACAAGATGCAGCGCCGGGTCATCGAGCTCTCCGGCGGCAAGATCGTGCGCGACGAACGCCAGGGCGGCTACGCGACCGCTGGCATCCCGATCATTCCGCTCGGAGCGGGGCTGCACCGGAAGCCGGCCATCGACCCGCAGCACACCGTGTCAGCACTCGCGCCGAGCGCACTGCCGTCGGTGTTCGCCCCTGCGAACCCTGCTAACCCGGCGAACCAGGCGAACCCGATGGCCCCGGCCACTCCTGCCCTCACCCACCCCTCCGCACCCGTGCCCGCGCCGCTTGCGCCCCCGGCCGTTCCCGTTCCTGCTGCACCCGTCACGCCTGTCGTCATCGTCCCCGACGACCCGGCTCGTGCGGGCGCCCTCGCCGAGACGGGCGCAGACGCTGCGGCCACGGCCACGGCCACGCCGCTCGCCGCCATTCCGCAGCCGTTCGGCGAGCAGGCCATGGCCATTGCCTCAGATTCCGGCATGCCCCTGCCGCTGACCTCGGCGATCTTCCTGCCCGGCCGCGATTCCCAGGCGGATGCCGCGACGACCCCAACGGGGACCGGTGCAGACGATTTCCCGTCCGATGCGGGTGCTGCCGAGCAACCGAAGTACATGTCGCGTCCGATGGCACCTACCCAGGACGACGTTCTCGACCAGCTCACCCTGGCCGAGAGGCTGGGGCTTCGTGCTCCCGGCGAAAAACCAGACCAAACCGGCGAACAGAATGTGGGACCCACCCGATGAGACTCGGACTGGTGCTCTCCGAAGCCGCCAACGGCCTGCGTCGCAATGCCTCGATGGTTGTCTCTGTCGTGCTCGTGACCTTCATCTCGCTGACCTTCGTCGGCGCTGCGATCCTGATGCAGATGCAGATCGGCCAGATGAAGAATTTCTGGTACGACCGCGCCCAGGTCGGAATCTACATGTGCACCGCGATCTCGCCGGGGGAGACCTGCACCGGGGGAGAGGCGAGCCAGGGTCAGATCGACGCCGTCAAGGCCCAGCTCGAGTCGCCGACGCTCTCGCCGTTCGTGGACAAGTACTACTTCGAGACGCATGAGCAGGCCTTCGAGAACTTCAAGAAGCAGTTCGCCGGCAACCCGGTCGCCGACTATGTGACTCCCGAGCAACTGAACCAGACCTTCTGGGTGAACCTCAAGGACCCGTCCCAATCGGATGTGCTCGTGGAGAGCCTGTCCGGCGTGGCCGGGGTCGAGAACGTCGCGGACCAGCGCAAGTACCTCGACCAGATCTTCTCCGTACTCAATGCGGCGAGTTACACGGCGATCGGTATCGCCTCGCTCATGCTCGTGGCTGCAGCGTTGCTGATCGCAACCACCATCCGGCTGTCGGCCTTCTCGAGGCGGCGTGAGCTCGGCATCATGAGACTCGTCGGTGCGTCGAACCGGTTCATCCAGACGCCGTTCATCCTCGAGGGCGTCTTCGCCGCGCTCCTCGGTTCGCTTTTGGCGGGCGGTGCGGTCCTTGCCCTCGTGCAATGGTTCGTGCAGGGCTTCCTCGGTTCCCGGCTCACGGGCTTCTCGCTCGTGGGCATGCAGGATGCGCTCCTCGTCGTGCCGATCTTGCTGGTGGTCGGCGCGGTACTCGCGGCGTTCTCTGCGAATTTCGCCATCACCCGATACCTGAAGGTCTAGCCGTTCGTCCGAGCGGCTCGAGGCCGAGCGCTAGACTGGTGGGCTGGCCGGTACCGGCCTGCCCACCCACTGACGCTGAGGAGTAACCCGTGCCCAGGGAAATCGGCGAAAAGGTCGTCTCGACCAATCGCAAGGCACGCCACGACTACCTCATCGAGGAGACGTACGAGGCCGGAATGGTCCTGAGCGGAACCGAGGTGAAGTCGCTGCGCGCCGGCCGCGCCTCGCTCGTCGACGGCTACGCCTTCATCGAAGGCGGCGAAGCCTGGCTCGACGCCGTGCACATTCAGGAGTACATGGCCGGCACCTGGACGAACCACCCGCCGCGGCGCAAGCGCAAACTGCTGCTGCACAAGCAGGAGATCGTCAAGATCAGCCACAAGACCAAAGAGGGCGGCTACACGCTCGTCCCTCTGCGGATCTACTTCAGCAACGGCAAGGCCAAGGTTGAGATCGCCGTCGCCAAGGGCAAGAAGGAATACGACAAGCGCCAGACGCTCCGTGAGCGCCAGGACAAGCGCGAGTCCGACCGCGCGATGTCCGCGCGCAAGCACCTCGGCGACTGATACCCGGTTGAATCACCCACCGGTCGGGCGAGCGGGCGACGGCACCCGCAGGCGCCGATGCGGCGTATGCGGGGCGTTACGATGAGGCGATGAGTACAGCCGACGCGGAATACAACGCCTTCGGCCCCTGGGTGGACGCGGTGCGGACTCTGGATGAGGTCCCGCGGCTGTTTCGCGACTTCGGTTGCGATCCCACGTCCGAACGGCTCGTGCTCAAGGTGCCGCGGAACATCCCCCGCCGGGACGCGGATCCGACTATGGATCTCTACGACCACCTGATCATCGCGGGGAGCGACGCCCTCACCGTGCTGAGCAGGACCGGTTCGGCATACGCCGGCTCGACGCTGCCCTATGACGCCGTCGTTGCCATCGAGGACAGCGTCGACCTCGCCGACGGGCGCCTGCGGGTGCATCCCCGGGACGGCGCCGTGCTCCAGGTCGGCTACAACGGCTCCTCGCGCGAGGTCGTCAGCGGATTCGTCGACCTGCTCCGTGACATGTCGCTCGGTTCGAAAGTGTCGTTCGGCTCACACGACGCCGCAACGGCCGCGGCTTCGATGCTGACTTTCCCGGTCGGCCCCGCCATCGACCGGCGGCCCAATGCCGTCCTGAACTCTGCCGCGTTCCGGGCAACCGACGCGGACCTGATGGCGGACTGGACGAATCTTCGGGATCGCGAGCCCGAACTCCACCTCTACGCCGCGCATCCGCGTGAGCGGGTTCGGGCGACCGGCGACTTCATGGCCCGGGTGCTGAACCTGTTCCGTCCGACTGTGCTGCACGGCGCCATCGTCTGCGGGACCGACGCGGAGGTTCAAGTGCTGTCTCGTTGCGACTGGTTCGGTCTGGCCGATCGGTCCGAATTGTCGAGCTCCCGACTGATCGTGTTCCTGGCGCGGTTGGAGTCGGTCACCGTACAGCGGCATCCGCGTTACGCCGAGGCGAGTATCGTCACGGTCCGGTCGGGTGCTGCGCGCATCGACGTGATCGTTCCCGGCGACTCCGAGGCCGAGCGCGTCCTGCTGGCCGTCGCCCCGCATTCCGGCAGAAGTGTTGTAGACTGAAGGGCTGCACGATCAGTTCGAAAAGAGCGAGTGCAGTCTTGACAACTCAACAGCGTGTGACAGGACCCACTCATTCCGCCGCAAGTCGGTGGCGCCGAACAATGGCGACGAGTGCGCATGGGGATGATCGGTTTCGACATTGCCTGCGCAAATGTGAGAAGCGGGTCGAGGATGCAGGGTTAACTCGTTAACGCTCCCTGCAAAACAATAAGTGCCAAAACAAACCGCACTGACTCTGCTTCTGCTTACGCCCTCGCGGCCTAAGTAAAGCAACTAGAGAGTCCGTCAGGCCGGGAATGCTCTCTACCCGGACCCTGACGTCATTTAGAGAGATTGCTCCTACTCTGAGCCGCGGGGTGTAGGGGGACTTAAACGAGGGCTGGGCTCGTCGGATTAGCTGACAGTGGCAAATTCCGGAGCCGAGTAGAACGACTTCACTGGATACACCCGTAGAAGGCATATGACCACAGCAGTGGACGGGGGTTCAATTCCCCCCATCTCCACCATCGGCTCCTGTCACACGCTCTTGAGTCCTTGAGTCCTTGAGTCCTTGAGTCCTTGAGTCCTTGAGTCCTTGAGTCCTCGAGTCCTCGAGTCTCCGACCCTCGGTCTTGAGCCCGTGGGTCGAATCACCATAGTGTGATTCCCTACGACCACGACTTCAGGAGATGACATGTCCCTCGTCCGCGTGCACAACTTCTCGGTCTCCCTTGACGGCTTCGGCACCGGCGAAGGCCAGCAACTCGACGCTCCTTTCGGCCACGCAGGCTCCCGGCTCATGGAGTGGGCGATCGCGACACGCACCTTCCGCGAGATGGGCCTTCACGGGGAGTCTGTGGCATCATTCGGCGTCGACGATGCGTTCGCCAGCGCCTGGGGCCCCGGGATCGGCGTGGAGATCATGGGGCGCAACAAGTTCGGCCCGGTGCGTGGTCCCTGGGAGGACGAAGAGTGGCAGGGATGGTGGGGCGACAACCCTGTGTTCCACACCCCCGTGGTCGTGCTGACGCACCATCCCCGGCCGGTGCTCGTGATGGACGGCGGAACAACCTTCCACTTCGTTGATGCCGACCCCCTCTCGGCGCTCGAACAGGCCCGCGCCCTTGCCGGCGACCGCCACGTCCGGGTCGGTGGCGGCGTCAGCACGGTTCGGCAGTTCCTCGAGGCCGATCTGATCGACCACATGCACATCGTCCTGGTACCGATCGTCCTGGGCCGGGGCGAACGGCTGTGGGACGAACTCGAAGGGCTCGAGCAACGCTTTGATATCGAGGCGACCCCTTCTCCGTCCGGAGTCGTCCATCTGGTCTTCACCCGTCACACGGCTCGGTAGTCCGCCGCGCGCTTTCGGGGCATGATGACCTCGGACGAGGAGTCTGATGGCCGACACCGGACTGCGGAAATGGGCGCCAGGGGTCGCTACAGTGCTGAGCTATCGGCGCACCTGGCTGCTGCCCGATCTGCGCGCAGGGGCGATCCTGACCGCCCTGCTCATCCCGGTCGGCATCGGCTATGCCGAGGTCGCCGGTCTTCCGCCCGTGACAGGACTGTTCGCCACGATCGTTCCTCTTCTCGTCTACGCCGTCGTCGGGCCGTCCCGGATCCTGGTGCTCGCTCCCGACTCGGCTCTCGCGCCGATCATCGCCGCGGCCATCCTGCCGCTCGCGGCCGGGGACAGCGCCCGCGCCGTTACCCTGGCCGGGCTCCTGGGAATCATGGTCGGTGCGGCACTCATCGTGGGCGGATTCCTACGCCTCGGATTCGTCACCGACCTGCTTTCCAAGCCGCTCCGGGTCGGCTACCTCAACGCGCTCGCGGTAATCGTCATCCTGTCGCAGATCCCGTCGCTCCTCGGATTCGCTCTCTCCTCTGCGTCACCGCTGGGAGATGCGATCGCCATCGTCACGGGCATCGTCGGCGGTAGGGTGAACCCGACCGCGGTGCTGTTCGGAATCGGCTCACTGGGTGTCATCGTCGTCCTGGTCTGGACGAAGAGCCGGATCCCAGGGATCCTCGTCGCGGTCGCGGCCTCGATGGTACTGACGTACGCCCTCGGCCTCCACGCCGACATCCCCGTCGTCGGCGCTCTCCCCGCCGGCCTCCCGGCACCCGCCCTCACCGGCCTGCACTGGGCGGATGTCGTCGGTCTGGCACTTCCCGCGCTCGGGATGGCGCTCATCGCTTTCGCGGACACCGCCGTGCTCTCCCGCACCATCGCCGCGCGCCGCGGAGACACTGTCGACGGCAACCAGGAAATGGCGGCGGTCGGCGCCTCGAACCTGTTCGCCGGCCTGTTCGGCGGGTTCCCCATCTCGGCGTCGTCGTCGCGCACTGCCGCCGCTGAGAGCGCCGGGGCGCGCTCTCAACTCGCCGGAGTGGCCGGGGCTGTCTTCCTCGTCCTGTTCATGCTGCTCGGGCCCGGCCTCACGGACTTCCTGCCCTCTGCCACGATCGCGGCCGTCGTCATGGTCGCTGCGGCGGGACTGGTCGACATAAGGGGGTTCGTCGCCCTCGTGAGGATGAGCAAGACCGATGCCGTGTTGTCCGTCGCGGCCTTCCTCGGCGTGCTCGTCGCCGGAGTGATCGCAGGGATCATCGTCGCGGTCGTTCTGTCCCTTGGCGAGTTCATCGGCCATGCCTGGCGGCCGTACCGCGCGGAGCTGGGTCGCATTCATGGCCTCCGGGGCTACCACGACCTGTCACGGCACCCGGAAGGCGAGCGCCTGCCTGGCATCGTCATCGTTCGTTTCGACGCACCGCTTTTCTTCGCCAATGGCGGGATCTTCGACGACTACGTTCGGGCGACCGTCAGCGCCGCCGGCACCGACGTGCGCACCGTGATCCTGGCCGCGGAACCGATCACCGATATCGACACCACCGCCATCGACGAACTGCTCGAACTCGACGAGTTCCTGAAGAAGCGCGGCGCCACCCTCGTATTCGCGGAGATGAAGGGTCCCGTGAAAGACGTGCTACGTCGATACGGCCTCGGCAAACGGTTCCCGCCCGAACGATTCGCCGACACCGTCGGCGCCGCCGTCGACGCGGCGACCGGCACGCTGCGGGGCGACCTCGACGACACGCAGTGGGACCGTGACGCCTGACGTCGTGATATCAATTCATCAGCGGCGGGCCTGGGCGAGGGTTCCGGTCACGGGGCCGGCGGGGTCGTCTATGAGGCACGAGACCAGGTGGCTGCCGGAAATCGTCCAGCCGTCCTCCGGCGGAACGAAGTAGTTGTAATCGAGCTGGGAGCCGTCGTAGGCACTGCCGGTGAAGGCCTCGAATCGGGTTCCGCAGCCGCCTTCGGCCGCCGCGACGACAGCGTCTTCGCCGGGATACGACTCCATCGGCAGGTCGAAGCCCGCGTAGACCTCGAAGGCGTGCACTTCGGTGCACGGCACCAGCGTGACGCCGACAGCGGATGCCACATCGGTGTCCCCGAAGTTGTCGAGGCAGTCCCCGACCACGAGCTTCGACACCTGGATCGGCACGGCCATGGCTGATGCGGCAAGCGAGGCGGCCCCGTCACTGGCCGAGGGGGCGAGATGGGCGACGGAGGAGCATCCGCTCACCGCCAGCAACAGGCCGAG
This genomic window contains:
- a CDS encoding SulP family inorganic anion transporter → MADTGLRKWAPGVATVLSYRRTWLLPDLRAGAILTALLIPVGIGYAEVAGLPPVTGLFATIVPLLVYAVVGPSRILVLAPDSALAPIIAAAILPLAAGDSARAVTLAGLLGIMVGAALIVGGFLRLGFVTDLLSKPLRVGYLNALAVIVILSQIPSLLGFALSSASPLGDAIAIVTGIVGGRVNPTAVLFGIGSLGVIVVLVWTKSRIPGILVAVAASMVLTYALGLHADIPVVGALPAGLPAPALTGLHWADVVGLALPALGMALIAFADTAVLSRTIAARRGDTVDGNQEMAAVGASNLFAGLFGGFPISASSSRTAAAESAGARSQLAGVAGAVFLVLFMLLGPGLTDFLPSATIAAVVMVAAAGLVDIRGFVALVRMSKTDAVLSVAAFLGVLVAGVIAGIIVAVVLSLGEFIGHAWRPYRAELGRIHGLRGYHDLSRHPEGERLPGIVIVRFDAPLFFANGGIFDDYVRATVSAAGTDVRTVILAAEPITDIDTTAIDELLELDEFLKKRGATLVFAEMKGPVKDVLRRYGLGKRFPPERFADTVGAAVDAATGTLRGDLDDTQWDRDA
- a CDS encoding septum formation family protein, producing MPPSRPDAVRVAPLSARRAVIARAAATAALALGLLLAVSGCSSVAHLAPSASDGAASLAASAMAVPIQVSKLVVGDCLDNFGDTDVASAVGVTLVPCTEVHAFEVYAGFDLPMESYPGEDAVVAAAEGGCGTRFEAFTGSAYDGSQLDYNYFVPPEDGWTISGSHLVSCLIDDPAGPVTGTLAQARR